A region of Salirhabdus salicampi DNA encodes the following proteins:
- a CDS encoding SHOCT domain-containing protein, giving the protein MMSMMSGGMMLNMIICMLILGFFIYGIVLLILKAFERKQEDSSIKILRERFARGEIDEQEFAEKKSKLEK; this is encoded by the coding sequence ATGATGTCAATGATGAGTGGGGGTATGATGCTGAATATGATTATATGTATGCTTATACTTGGGTTTTTCATATATGGAATTGTATTATTGATTTTAAAGGCCTTTGAAAGGAAACAGGAAGATTCATCTATAAAGATTTTAAGGGAGAGGTTTGCGCGTGGTGAAATTGATGAACAGGAATTTGCGGAAAAAAAGTCTAAATTAGAAAAGTAA
- a CDS encoding MurR/RpiR family transcriptional regulator produces MNLLNQTKTIKKIVDIKDTLPKKQRQLCDYILKHHQSIGLITVKELASNANVGISTVMRTLNSLGYEHFNDFRKDIHDESIPFVSKWTLKKSLTEIEKQEVQNSGLLQTWDESVELLNKSLDTELVENFGKTIDLIINSSFINILGTRPYKATALYMEQLLGEFFSKIRQLSHDTETMYDRILQFEVNEVLVVFAFEPYTNRVIEAVKLTHELGNKIILITDHISCPVISYASVTLRVEVSKEQFSVIPIIALIEAIVIEVGKQSSKDSIKKLKRLEKTLIDKNVIYSY; encoded by the coding sequence ATGAATCTATTAAATCAAACCAAAACAATCAAAAAAATAGTAGATATTAAAGATACATTACCGAAAAAGCAAAGACAGTTATGTGATTATATTCTTAAACATCATCAGTCAATAGGATTGATAACAGTTAAGGAGCTTGCAAGTAATGCCAATGTTGGCATATCAACTGTGATGCGTACTTTAAATAGTTTAGGTTATGAGCACTTTAATGATTTTCGAAAAGATATCCACGATGAATCGATTCCTTTTGTCTCAAAATGGACTTTAAAGAAGTCTTTAACAGAAATTGAAAAGCAAGAAGTTCAAAATTCAGGTTTATTGCAAACTTGGGATGAATCAGTTGAGTTACTTAACAAATCATTAGATACAGAGTTAGTAGAAAACTTTGGGAAAACAATCGATCTTATTATCAATTCAAGTTTTATTAACATTCTAGGTACTCGACCGTATAAAGCAACCGCATTATATATGGAACAGCTGCTAGGTGAATTCTTTTCAAAGATTAGACAATTAAGCCATGATACTGAAACAATGTATGATAGGATTTTGCAATTTGAAGTAAATGAAGTTTTAGTCGTCTTTGCGTTTGAGCCTTACACAAATCGAGTGATAGAAGCGGTTAAGCTTACCCATGAACTAGGAAATAAAATTATATTGATAACAGACCATATTTCATGTCCAGTTATTTCATATGCCTCTGTAACTTTAAGAGTTGAAGTCAGTAAGGAACAGTTTTCTGTTATTCCGATTATTGCATTAATTGAAGCAATAGTAATTGAGGTAGGTAAGCAGTCCTCAAAAGATTCGATTAAAAAATTGAAAAGGCTTGAAAAAACACTCATAGATAAGAATGTAATATACTCTTATTAA
- a CDS encoding response regulator transcription factor codes for MKPKILVVDDEWNMRNLIKIYLINESFEVDEASNGVDAVRMVEQSHYDVIVLDIMLPDIDGWEVCSTIRKTRDMPILMLTARNDIKDKVFGLEIGADDYLTKPFAPEELVARVNALLRRHKRKIEGEGIFLLFVGDLAINSESREVKLNEHQIDLTPKEFDILYLFAANPNRVFTREILLDSVWVSNEFRDTRAVDTHIKNIREKLRKAGLSFNPIKTVWGVGYKLFRPEDQASNE; via the coding sequence ATGAAACCGAAAATTTTAGTGGTTGATGATGAATGGAATATGCGTAATCTTATAAAAATTTATTTAATCAATGAATCGTTTGAGGTTGACGAGGCGAGTAATGGCGTTGATGCTGTTCGGATGGTTGAACAATCGCATTATGATGTAATTGTGTTAGATATTATGCTACCGGATATAGATGGTTGGGAGGTATGCTCAACAATTCGTAAAACAAGGGACATGCCTATTTTAATGCTTACGGCGAGAAACGACATAAAGGATAAGGTATTTGGCTTAGAAATCGGAGCTGATGATTACTTAACAAAGCCATTTGCACCTGAGGAGTTAGTTGCTCGGGTGAATGCCCTTCTTCGTCGTCATAAACGAAAAATAGAGGGAGAAGGCATCTTCCTTTTATTTGTAGGTGACCTCGCTATAAATAGTGAAAGTAGAGAAGTAAAACTAAACGAACATCAAATTGATTTAACTCCAAAAGAGTTTGATATTCTCTACCTCTTTGCCGCTAATCCTAACAGAGTTTTTACAAGAGAAATTTTATTAGATAGTGTATGGGTTTCCAATGAATTCCGCGATACAAGAGCTGTTGATACACATATAAAAAATATACGTGAGAAGCTTCGAAAGGCAGGGCTATCATTTAATCCGATAAAAACCGTTTGGGGAGTAGGATATAAATTGTTTAGGCCAGAGGATCAAGCATCCAATGAATAA
- a CDS encoding SDR family oxidoreductase, whose translation MVIEKIDATNDYYDKVIGLKGMAELKNKHWTYQATTIKKRSNSPLKQLKDQVIVITGASSGVGLVTARMAASKGAKVVLAARNEEALKQITEELIEKGYPATYVQADVGCEEDVENIAQKAIEQFGHFDTWVNNAGVTIYGYAMDVSIEDMKRMHDTNYWGVVYGSRVAVKHFKERGVKGALINVGSLFGDRGTIIQSTYAPSKFAVHGWTESLRMELEKENVPVSVTLIHPGRIDTPYNEHATSYLNEHPVHKGMIYPPEAVAEAILFAAEHPKRDMYVGSQAKLLELMGTLLPRLTDRLIEFLMPPTQYANRPALNRNSALYQAGYGLHERGTNTGWIRSESLYVKASKHPILSTLAVIGLGALALAATKRRS comes from the coding sequence TTGGTAATTGAGAAGATAGATGCAACTAATGATTATTATGATAAGGTGATTGGTTTAAAAGGAATGGCAGAACTAAAGAATAAGCACTGGACTTATCAAGCAACAACAATTAAGAAAAGAAGTAACTCGCCCTTAAAGCAATTAAAAGACCAAGTTATTGTTATTACGGGGGCATCTAGTGGCGTTGGGCTGGTTACTGCAAGAATGGCAGCTTCTAAAGGCGCTAAGGTCGTATTGGCTGCTAGAAATGAAGAGGCACTAAAACAAATCACAGAAGAACTGATAGAAAAAGGGTATCCAGCAACCTATGTACAAGCGGATGTTGGATGTGAAGAGGATGTCGAAAACATTGCTCAAAAGGCAATAGAGCAATTTGGACACTTTGATACATGGGTAAATAATGCTGGTGTTACGATCTATGGCTATGCGATGGATGTAAGTATTGAAGACATGAAGCGAATGCATGATACCAACTATTGGGGTGTCGTTTATGGGAGCAGAGTTGCTGTAAAGCACTTTAAAGAAAGAGGAGTCAAAGGTGCTTTAATCAATGTTGGTAGTCTTTTCGGCGATCGAGGAACAATCATTCAATCCACCTATGCCCCTTCCAAATTTGCTGTGCATGGATGGACAGAAAGTCTAAGAATGGAATTAGAAAAAGAAAATGTCCCTGTCTCCGTTACGTTGATCCATCCTGGAAGAATCGATACACCGTATAATGAGCATGCCACCAGTTATTTAAACGAGCACCCGGTACATAAAGGGATGATTTATCCACCAGAAGCTGTTGCAGAAGCCATTCTATTCGCTGCGGAACACCCAAAAAGAGATATGTACGTAGGCTCGCAAGCTAAACTTCTAGAACTGATGGGCACACTTCTTCCACGACTCACTGATCGACTCATTGAATTTTTGATGCCACCTACTCAGTACGCAAACAGACCAGCTTTGAATAGAAATAGTGCCTTATACCAAGCTGGTTACGGATTACATGAACGGGGAACGAATACCGGCTGGATTCGTTCAGAGAGTCTTTATGTGAAAGCTAGTAAACATCCGATCCTTTCTACCCTGGCAGTTATTGGATTAGGGGCGTTAGCATTAGCAGCAACTAAGCGAAGATCATGA
- a CDS encoding F510_1955 family glycosylhydrolase: MKKSLFLSLILFFIPFKVQAHGTEEEHAQEVANNYWGYGLIVSLLMLVIFLVLFLFTKQKAKKVSLKHKANREKHKLWMKRANTYKWMMYGSTFITLLFLILTNVLNKPGYIANELDGITPNDGSVDTEENITFTHIHGLGYSNDGEEVYVPAHDGLRVYKNGQWKIHSVGERHDYMGFSMFKDGFYSSGHPAARSKLANPLGIIRSTDMGKNIETLDLYREVDFHGMTVGYETEDIYVFNPSKNSRMDQPGFYYSTDQTETWNQASLQGMEGQATALAAHPTESGIVAIGTNQGLYLSRNYGNHFEKLTISDAVTAVSFDFQNHILVGTEKGQLIRLNVSTNKGNKLNIPDLSGDVITYVQQNPSNSEEFVFATRNKNIYVSMDNGETWKQSVDEGVALQ; the protein is encoded by the coding sequence ATGAAGAAATCATTATTTTTAAGTTTGATCCTATTTTTTATCCCGTTTAAAGTACAAGCACATGGTACAGAGGAAGAACATGCACAAGAGGTAGCAAACAACTATTGGGGTTACGGATTAATTGTTTCACTATTAATGCTCGTGATTTTTCTAGTCTTATTCTTGTTTACGAAACAAAAAGCAAAAAAAGTTAGTCTGAAACATAAAGCGAATCGTGAAAAACATAAATTATGGATGAAAAGGGCAAACACTTATAAATGGATGATGTACGGTTCTACTTTTATAACACTGCTGTTTCTAATTTTGACAAATGTTTTAAATAAACCTGGATATATAGCCAATGAATTAGACGGCATAACACCAAATGACGGTAGTGTTGACACAGAAGAGAATATTACATTTACACATATTCATGGGCTTGGTTATTCCAATGATGGAGAAGAGGTTTACGTTCCGGCCCATGATGGTTTAAGAGTTTATAAAAATGGTCAGTGGAAAATTCATTCAGTAGGTGAAAGACATGATTACATGGGTTTCTCTATGTTTAAGGATGGTTTTTACAGTAGTGGTCACCCTGCAGCACGATCAAAGCTCGCCAATCCATTAGGGATTATAAGAAGTACAGATATGGGTAAAAATATTGAAACTCTTGATTTATATAGAGAAGTCGATTTTCACGGAATGACGGTTGGATATGAAACAGAGGATATCTATGTCTTTAATCCATCCAAAAATTCACGGATGGACCAACCCGGATTTTATTATTCAACAGATCAGACAGAGACTTGGAATCAGGCCTCATTACAAGGAATGGAAGGACAAGCAACAGCTCTAGCAGCACATCCCACTGAATCTGGAATCGTGGCAATCGGTACAAATCAAGGATTATACTTATCACGGAATTATGGGAATCATTTTGAAAAGTTAACGATATCGGATGCAGTAACAGCAGTTTCGTTTGATTTTCAGAATCATATATTAGTTGGTACGGAAAAAGGACAGCTTATTCGTCTCAATGTTTCAACTAATAAAGGAAATAAACTAAATATCCCTGATTTATCAGGTGATGTTATTACTTATGTTCAACAAAACCCTAGTAATAGCGAGGAGTTTGTGTTCGCTACGAGGAATAAAAATATTTACGTTTCAATGGATAATGGTGAAACTTGGAAACAAAGTGTTGATGAAGGAGTAGCACTACAATAA
- a CDS encoding sensor histidine kinase: MNKIVIKLGGTIMALFFVLLLPLGYVANQIFTNFYYNQVQKDIGDLSEKYVRNTSSIADESIIRMYMSLAELTNKEIVILDETGEIIANSGTQVVNISEEDLGILSEGLPVQKRFHDYGKENSYLASGYPVMKSDQYEGALFVLASVNDIEEPVRKIRDLLILSAVGAMFLALGFTVVISKKMADPLLEMEKATREMSKGNLDVQVRVPSDDELGSLGKAINNLAVETNRYRSNRREFFANISHELRTPISYLQGYAKVLKQGLYQSEEEKILYLNIIEEETERLVRLINDLFTLSKLEEGKMDLTLEKVNLGEIAETAVFKVRTEMELKGLSIETKINKDIPCVEGDSIRLEQIIANLLGNSIRYTERGTIRVGVWCEKNNIHVAIEDTGVGIPKDDLPFIFERFHRVEKSRSRERGGTGLGLSIVKNLVEIQNGTITVESQIGKGTRFQLRFPIVE; the protein is encoded by the coding sequence ATGAATAAAATTGTCATTAAACTTGGTGGAACGATTATGGCTCTTTTTTTCGTATTGTTACTACCGCTAGGATACGTTGCGAACCAAATTTTTACTAATTTTTATTATAACCAAGTTCAAAAAGATATCGGGGATCTTTCCGAAAAGTATGTTCGTAACACATCTTCCATTGCAGATGAATCCATTATTCGCATGTACATGAGTTTAGCGGAATTAACAAACAAAGAAATTGTTATTCTTGATGAAACCGGTGAGATTATTGCAAATTCAGGTACGCAGGTTGTAAATATATCCGAGGAAGATCTAGGTATATTATCGGAGGGGCTTCCGGTTCAAAAGAGGTTCCATGATTATGGCAAAGAAAATAGCTATCTTGCCTCTGGTTACCCAGTCATGAAATCAGATCAGTATGAAGGGGCTCTGTTTGTGTTAGCTTCTGTAAATGATATAGAAGAGCCTGTTAGAAAGATACGAGATTTACTCATCTTGTCCGCCGTTGGAGCAATGTTTTTAGCACTCGGATTCACTGTTGTCATTTCAAAAAAAATGGCTGATCCATTATTGGAGATGGAGAAAGCGACCCGTGAAATGTCGAAAGGGAATTTAGATGTACAAGTAAGAGTTCCATCTGATGATGAACTAGGTTCACTTGGCAAAGCAATAAACAATCTTGCTGTGGAAACAAATCGATATCGATCCAACCGAAGGGAGTTCTTTGCCAATATATCTCACGAGTTGCGTACACCCATTTCTTATTTACAAGGTTATGCAAAAGTATTAAAACAAGGATTATATCAATCTGAGGAAGAGAAGATTCTATACTTAAATATAATTGAGGAAGAAACTGAGCGATTGGTCCGATTAATTAATGATTTGTTTACCTTGTCAAAACTGGAAGAAGGAAAAATGGACCTCACATTAGAGAAAGTAAATCTTGGGGAGATAGCGGAAACAGCTGTATTTAAAGTGAGAACAGAAATGGAACTAAAAGGGTTATCAATAGAAACCAAAATAAATAAGGATATACCATGTGTAGAAGGGGATTCAATCCGACTTGAACAAATTATCGCCAACTTATTAGGGAATTCGATTCGATATACCGAAAGAGGTACTATCCGTGTTGGTGTATGGTGTGAAAAAAATAATATACATGTTGCGATTGAGGATACAGGGGTTGGGATCCCTAAAGATGATCTCCCATTTATTTTTGAACGTTTTCACCGTGTTGAAAAATCAAGGTCAAGAGAACGGGGAGGAACCGGGCTAGGGTTATCGATTGTAAAGAATTTAGTTGAAATACAGAACGGGACTATAACTGTAGAAAGTCAGATAGGGAAAGGAACAAGGTTTCAGTTACGTTTTCCAATAGTTGAGTAA
- a CDS encoding SMP-30/gluconolactonase/LRE family protein has product MSLRKKGSLFIGISTLTLLLTLYLTLWPVPIEPVYWDAPQSNGYTSPHNVNYILADMKFIELNNYNKPEHIVYRDNWLYAAMKGGIIIRVRPDGTESEVVVNTGGRPLGFDFDSKGALLIADPLYGDHGGLLKVTDVDGGGEIKLLTDSAEGYPIHFADAVVVSKSGMIYFTDASLIKAKEIGDVGKAGELDILANSSTGRVLEYNPKTQQTRILMNNLSFANGIALTEDEQYLLINETGKYRVWKLDVTAENISALEPNKSAQIIIDNLPGLPDNIMKGNVGRYWIGLVYPRNDFLDYSANKPWLRSIAMRLPNFLLPKGNGYTHVISINESGDIVADLQDPNSTYTHITGATESDDKLFFHHLNNTTTIGWINLHQQKYLEYEPKLSKYLNSEIPVQ; this is encoded by the coding sequence ATGAGTTTAAGGAAGAAAGGTAGTTTGTTTATAGGAATAAGTACGTTAACGTTATTACTAACACTTTATTTAACGTTATGGCCCGTACCCATTGAGCCTGTTTACTGGGATGCTCCACAGTCAAACGGATATACAAGTCCGCACAACGTAAATTATATACTGGCAGATATGAAATTTATTGAACTAAACAATTACAACAAACCAGAACATATTGTGTATCGAGATAATTGGTTATATGCCGCGATGAAGGGTGGAATAATTATTCGAGTTCGCCCTGATGGTACAGAAAGTGAAGTCGTAGTAAATACAGGGGGACGTCCACTTGGATTTGATTTCGATTCGAAAGGAGCACTTCTCATTGCCGATCCTTTATATGGAGATCACGGTGGATTGCTCAAAGTGACGGATGTCGATGGAGGAGGAGAGATTAAGCTCCTAACAGATTCTGCTGAAGGGTATCCCATTCATTTTGCTGACGCTGTAGTAGTCTCCAAAAGCGGTATGATTTATTTTACAGATGCCTCATTAATAAAGGCAAAAGAAATTGGTGATGTTGGTAAAGCTGGTGAACTTGACATATTAGCAAATAGCAGTACGGGCAGGGTATTGGAATACAATCCTAAAACACAACAGACACGAATATTAATGAATAACTTAAGCTTTGCAAATGGAATTGCTTTAACTGAAGATGAACAGTACTTATTAATAAACGAAACAGGAAAATATCGGGTTTGGAAATTGGACGTAACTGCAGAAAACATTAGTGCATTGGAGCCGAACAAATCTGCACAAATCATAATTGATAATCTACCAGGACTACCTGATAACATAATGAAAGGGAATGTTGGAAGATATTGGATCGGATTAGTTTATCCTCGAAACGACTTTTTGGACTATAGTGCAAACAAACCTTGGCTTCGTTCTATAGCAATGCGCCTACCAAACTTTCTCTTGCCTAAAGGCAATGGATATACTCATGTTATATCGATTAATGAGTCAGGTGATATTGTAGCTGATTTACAAGATCCAAATAGCACATATACACATATAACAGGTGCAACTGAATCAGACGATAAGTTGTTCTTCCACCATTTAAATAATACGACCACAATTGGTTGGATCAATTTACATCAACAAAAATATCTGGAATATGAACCAAAATTGTCCAAATATTTAAATTCTGAGATACCTGTGCAGTAA
- a CDS encoding urease accessory protein UreH domain-containing protein, with translation MYQFFSDISNLISNPFINLANQWEGIPLLAALFLGIVGAVAPCQFTSNIGAMTLYGNRSLQKDIPWTNIWLFVLGKVVVFSILGLFVWLIGREFHASFTQIIPIMRKAIGPIIVLIGIFMVGFIRMRWTFNIWKIPERYLSGSKVGSFILGVSFTLAFCPTMFILFFMMLMPIVLSTSYGAVLPLIFGLGTSIPFLSAIFLIWYFDLGGKFMKQSKKFGEIVHKLAGWILIILGILDTMTYW, from the coding sequence ATGTATCAGTTCTTTAGTGATATTAGTAATCTAATAAGCAATCCTTTTATAAACTTAGCTAACCAATGGGAGGGAATCCCACTACTTGCCGCCCTTTTCCTAGGGATTGTAGGTGCTGTAGCTCCCTGCCAATTCACTAGTAATATTGGCGCAATGACATTGTATGGAAATCGATCATTACAAAAAGACATACCATGGACTAATATTTGGCTATTTGTACTTGGAAAAGTTGTCGTTTTTTCCATATTGGGTTTGTTTGTATGGTTAATTGGCAGGGAATTCCACGCAAGCTTTACACAAATTATACCAATCATGCGAAAAGCAATAGGACCAATAATCGTTTTAATAGGTATCTTTATGGTAGGATTTATTCGTATGCGTTGGACTTTTAACATTTGGAAAATTCCAGAGCGATACCTATCAGGTAGTAAAGTAGGAAGTTTTATATTAGGGGTTAGTTTTACATTGGCGTTTTGTCCGACTATGTTTATTTTATTTTTTATGATGTTAATGCCGATTGTTCTTTCTACTTCTTATGGGGCTGTTCTACCACTGATCTTTGGCTTAGGGACATCCATCCCCTTTCTATCTGCGATTTTCCTTATTTGGTATTTTGATTTGGGTGGAAAGTTTATGAAGCAAAGTAAAAAGTTTGGGGAAATCGTCCATAAATTAGCTGGTTGGATATTAATTATTCTAGGGATCCTTGATACGATGACTTATTGGTAA
- a CDS encoding TRAP transporter small permease, translated as MKLLINLQKKIIFITSVMIIFGLTLSVVLRYILKLDLFAIEELLIIPTFLLYFIGAAQGSYEDSHISADMTEIYVKNNTIRRLIQLFIAVITLITCLIITYWNAEYLSWSFSHGGKTQGWGIPMYVPHGTVLLGFILMTLYSSIHLYIKAKSVVEVFKK; from the coding sequence TTGAAATTATTAATTAATCTTCAAAAGAAAATCATTTTTATAACAAGTGTCATGATTATTTTTGGTTTAACTTTATCTGTAGTATTACGTTATATACTAAAATTAGATTTATTTGCTATAGAAGAGTTGTTAATTATTCCAACATTTTTACTATATTTTATAGGTGCTGCGCAAGGAAGTTATGAAGACAGTCATATATCAGCAGATATGACGGAAATATATGTAAAAAACAATACTATAAGGCGCTTAATCCAATTGTTTATAGCCGTAATTACATTAATCACATGCTTGATAATCACTTACTGGAATGCAGAATACTTAAGTTGGAGTTTTAGTCATGGAGGTAAGACTCAGGGGTGGGGTATTCCTATGTATGTCCCTCACGGAACGGTGTTATTAGGATTCATACTGATGACACTATATTCTAGTATTCATTTATACATAAAGGCTAAATCGGTAGTAGAAGTATTCAAAAAGTGA
- a CDS encoding methyltransferase domain-containing protein, whose translation MDPDEKRIHFAKKNFPEYDFNLFENDEINVKNNSIDVILIIAVLHHIPPNKIRSYVKQFQQKLKLGGQIIAIEPCFFEKSKIINWYMDKFDNGFFIQNEEGYHDYFNREGFQCETIQTFRKLFLYNELFFTAYYPNRSLLSDNQTRLDSDVLGNY comes from the coding sequence ATTGATCCGGATGAGAAAAGGATACATTTCGCAAAAAAAAATTTTCCTGAATACGATTTTAATTTATTCGAAAACGATGAAATAAACGTTAAAAATAATTCAATTGATGTAATTTTGATTATTGCTGTATTACATCATATTCCTCCTAATAAAATTAGAAGTTATGTAAAACAGTTTCAACAAAAATTAAAACTGGGTGGACAAATAATAGCAATTGAGCCTTGCTTCTTTGAGAAAAGTAAAATTATCAACTGGTACATGGATAAATTTGATAATGGATTCTTTATCCAAAACGAGGAAGGGTATCATGACTACTTTAACAGAGAAGGATTCCAATGCGAAACAATTCAAACGTTCCGAAAATTATTTCTCTATAATGAACTTTTCTTTACCGCTTATTATCCAAATCGTTCACTCTTAAGTGATAATCAAACTAGGTTAGATAGTGATGTACTCGGAAATTATTAA
- a CDS encoding SET domain-containing protein produces the protein MIEVKTSSLSDGELNRGVFATCDIKKGELLHKAPVIPYPNDEHQYIEKTMLADYAFEYGENHSAILLGYGMLFNHSYEPNARYEIDFNDHTFNFYAYTDIKTGDEVLINYNGNVDDKDPLWFNQD, from the coding sequence ATGATTGAAGTAAAAACATCTTCACTTAGTGATGGAGAATTAAATAGAGGGGTATTTGCTACATGTGATATCAAAAAAGGAGAGCTTTTACATAAAGCACCTGTTATTCCTTACCCCAACGACGAGCATCAATACATCGAGAAAACCATGCTCGCTGATTACGCTTTTGAATATGGAGAAAATCACTCTGCAATACTTCTCGGTTATGGAATGTTATTTAACCATTCTTATGAACCTAATGCAAGATATGAGATTGATTTTAATGATCACACATTTAATTTCTATGCTTACACAGATATAAAAACGGGTGATGAAGTACTCATCAATTATAACGGTAATGTTGATGACAAAGATCCACTGTGGTTTAATCAGGATTAA
- a CDS encoding TRAP transporter large permease: MSLLVALVILVGLLVIGVPVPIVFLTTVIYFIFTQGYDPSFLVPYGFSQLNNTVLLAVPLFIIAGSIMSYGGIGKRIVEFAQIFVGRVKGGLGFVTVIACAIFGAISGSAAAALTTVGAIMFPRLREVGYSKGFAASLITSSSILGLLVPPSAIMILYAWVGNQSVLASFLATLGPGIILMLLMSIINYFYMSKEEEKVLSIVRVGSNTPTPPTSKNSRKIIITAIPGLLMPIIILGGIYGGIMTPTEAAAISAVYAIPVGLWVYKELDKKSLYYALIKAGTTTGVLMVMLYSIMILSRIIVMEDVPSKLTQFLLSITDNTVVLLLMINLFLILVGMIMDDVSAVLISTPILLPVVVNLGIDPIHFAGIIGVNIGVGLLTPPTAPLLYLGSRTSDVRVNEMLGPTFLLLLFAWIPTLLLTTYIPEISLFLPRLLLGN, encoded by the coding sequence ATGTCATTGTTAGTTGCGCTAGTAATATTAGTGGGATTGTTAGTTATAGGGGTTCCTGTACCAATCGTTTTTTTAACTACAGTTATATATTTCATTTTTACACAAGGATATGATCCAAGTTTCTTAGTTCCTTATGGATTTAGTCAACTTAATAATACCGTATTATTAGCGGTTCCACTCTTTATTATTGCTGGGTCTATTATGAGTTATGGTGGAATTGGGAAAAGAATAGTTGAATTTGCTCAAATTTTTGTGGGAAGAGTTAAAGGCGGTTTAGGTTTTGTTACGGTTATTGCTTGTGCAATCTTTGGTGCTATATCTGGCAGTGCAGCTGCTGCACTTACTACTGTTGGAGCTATTATGTTTCCTCGATTAAGAGAAGTTGGTTATTCAAAAGGCTTTGCGGCTTCATTGATTACAAGTTCTTCTATACTCGGTCTATTAGTCCCACCAAGTGCGATAATGATTTTATATGCTTGGGTCGGTAACCAATCCGTTTTAGCAAGTTTTTTGGCTACGTTGGGACCAGGTATTATACTAATGTTATTAATGAGTATTATTAACTACTTTTATATGAGTAAAGAAGAAGAAAAAGTATTATCTATTGTTAGAGTGGGCAGTAATACACCAACTCCCCCTACAAGTAAGAATTCAAGAAAAATTATTATTACAGCTATTCCAGGATTATTAATGCCAATTATAATTTTGGGTGGTATATATGGAGGGATCATGACTCCAACCGAAGCAGCTGCAATTTCTGCTGTTTATGCAATTCCTGTTGGCCTCTGGGTATATAAAGAACTTGATAAAAAGAGTCTTTATTATGCTTTAATTAAAGCTGGAACGACAACAGGGGTTCTTATGGTCATGCTTTACTCAATAATGATTCTTAGTCGAATAATTGTTATGGAAGATGTACCAAGTAAATTAACTCAATTTTTATTATCAATAACAGATAACACAGTTGTTTTATTGCTGATGATAAATTTATTTCTTATATTAGTTGGAATGATTATGGATGATGTTAGTGCTGTTTTAATTTCAACGCCCATTTTACTCCCGGTGGTTGTGAATTTAGGGATAGATCCAATTCATTTTGCAGGTATTATAGGTGTCAATATAGGGGTAGGTTTACTTACACCTCCTACTGCACCATTACTTTATTTAGGGAGCCGAACGAGTGATGTACGAGTAAATGAAATGCTTGGACCAACGTTCCTCCTTTTACTATTTGCATGGATACCAACACTACTTTTAACAACGTATATACCTGAAATCTCGTTATTTTTACCACGATTATTATTAGGGAATTAA